In Francisella orientalis FNO12, the sequence GATATTAAGCGTATTGAGTGTTTTGATATTTCACATTTCCAAGGTGAGGCAACTATAGCATCGTGTGTTGTATATACAGATGAGGGTGAGGATCGCAAATCTCATCGCAGATACAATATCAAAGATATCAAAGCGAGTGATGATTATGCAGCAATTCATCAAGCAGTATCGCGTCGAGTTAGTTCAGGACTAGAAGCTAATAACCTCCCTGATGTTATGATAATAGATGGTGGTAAAGGACAGATTCATCAAGCAGAAGCCGTTTTTAGAAAATATGGGATTCAAGATAAAGTCCAACTTGTAAGTTTAGGTAAAGGTGTTGAGCGCATAAGTGGTAAAGAAAAAATCTACAAAGGTTTTGATGATACCGAATATACATTAGATGAGCACAATCCAGGATTTTTATTATTACGACAAGTTAGGGACTCTGCTCATGATCATGCGATTAAAGGTCAGCGTAAAAAAGTAAGTGTCAATAGACAATCATCAATTATTGAAGAAATAGAAGGAGTTGGACCAAAACGCCGTAAAGCTTTGATAATGTATTTTGGCGGCTGGCAAGAACTATCTAGAGCTTCTGTTGATGAGATTGCAAAGGTTAAAGGAATCAGTAAAAAATTAGCTCAAGAGATTTGGGAATGTTTTCATTAAAAAAATACTAAACATCAGCAACATAATGACGTAAAATATTCGCATTTTAAAAACTATCAAATTAAAAAAAAATGAATAAAAAAAGTTTGCTACTAGTTATTTTAGGAATATTTTCAATATTCTTCTGTTACTTCTTTGTTGATAGACAAATTGTTTGGTTTTTATATGAACATAACTCTCGACAATATACGATTATGAAGTTTTTCTCAGATGATATTATTTTACTTATAACAGTCTTAGTATTTGTATTTTATATATACTATTTAATTAAGCTTATACTCAAAAAAGTAGTAGATACTGACACAAAATTTTTGCTAGTAGCTAATGCAATTATAATTGGACAATTTATCAAAAATATTCTAAAGGGGATTTTTGGTAGATATTGGACGGAAACTTTTAAGAACAATCCTTCTTTGATTAGAAATGATTTATATGGATTCAATTGGTTTACATTTGATAATATAAATAATTCTTTTCCATCTGGTCACGCTACATTTATATTTTCATTTAGTGTAAGTATGTGGATTTTATTTCCAAAGTATAGATGGCTTTGGGCATTGTTGGCATTTTTAGTTGTGATTACACAATTGCTACAATACTTTCACTTTGCTAGTGATTTAATTGCTGGATCAATGCTTGGATCAATAGTTGGGTATTATGCAGCCCAGTCTTATAATCAGAAATTTAAACAGTCTAAATAAAAATACAAATCTTACAAAACTATAGTTATAAAATGTCGATATGTTAGAATTATTACAAATATTTAATATTTGATTTAATTAGACAAAATAATAATGGAAAAGAAACGAATTAAAGCAGTATCACTAATCTCTGGTGGTCTTGATTCAATGCTTGCAACCAAGATGATGTTAGAGCAGGGTATACATGTAGAAGGTATAAATTTTTTTACTGGTTTTTGTGTTGAGGGACATACTCATGCAATTCGTAAGCAAGATAAAGAAAAACAAAAACGTAATAATTCACTATATGTTGCTGAGCAGTTAGGAATTAAGTTACATATTATCGATGTGATTGAAGAGTACAAAGATGTCTTACTGAACCCTAAATATGGCTATGGAGCTAATATGAATCCATGTCTTGATTGTAAGATTTTTATGGTTCGTAAAGCAAAAGAATGGGCAAAGGAAAATGGCTTTGATTTTATAATTACAGGTGAAGTAATAGGTCAAAGACCAATGTCACAGCGTAAAAGTACAATGCCAGTTGTTCAAAAACAATCAGGAGTAGATGATTTATTACTTAGACCTTTGAGTGCTAAAAACTTACCAGAAACAAAACCAGAAAGAGAAGGCTGGGTTGATAGATCTAAGCTAATGGGAATAACAGGTAGAGGCAGAAAAGATCAAATGAGAATAGCGCGTGAATGGGGGATAGAAGATTATGCTTCACCTGCTGGAGGATGTTGCTTTCTTACTGATAAACAATACTCTGATAAACTAGTTGATTTATGGCAAGCGCGTAATTCAAAAGAGTATGAATTTGATGATATTATGCTTCTTAAAGTAGGTAGACATATTCGTTATAAACCTGAATATAAACTTATAATAGGTCGTGAAGAAGGTGAGAATAATTATTTAAATGGCTATAAAAATCAGTTTACTCATGTGTACGGCTCATCTCATCAAGGCCCTTTAAT encodes:
- a CDS encoding phosphatase PAP2 family protein — translated: MNKKSLLLVILGIFSIFFCYFFVDRQIVWFLYEHNSRQYTIMKFFSDDIILLITVLVFVFYIYYLIKLILKKVVDTDTKFLLVANAIIIGQFIKNILKGIFGRYWTETFKNNPSLIRNDLYGFNWFTFDNINNSFPSGHATFIFSFSVSMWILFPKYRWLWALLAFLVVITQLLQYFHFASDLIAGSMLGSIVGYYAAQSYNQKFKQSK
- a CDS encoding tRNA (5-methylaminomethyl-2-thiouridylate)-methyltransferase is translated as MEKKRIKAVSLISGGLDSMLATKMMLEQGIHVEGINFFTGFCVEGHTHAIRKQDKEKQKRNNSLYVAEQLGIKLHIIDVIEEYKDVLLNPKYGYGANMNPCLDCKIFMVRKAKEWAKENGFDFIITGEVIGQRPMSQRKSTMPVVQKQSGVDDLLLRPLSAKNLPETKPEREGWVDRSKLMGITGRGRKDQMRIAREWGIEDYASPAGGCCFLTDKQYSDKLVDLWQARNSKEYEFDDIMLLKVGRHIRYKPEYKLIIGREEGENNYLNGYKNQFTHVYGSSHQGPLILIDGDFEKADEDFTAQILGRFTQGKNAESVTMVFNYLDGTSKEVVVKPMPADEIKKEWYI